ATGATATAAACTCGCTTAATTGATCCATATTTCTGCTTGGACGTTGTAATTTCCTCCGACATGTGTTCGTTGCTGAACACACGTATCGGTCTCACCAACATGGTTGCTAGAGTCGCATCctgcgatatatatatatatatatatatatatatatatatatacacttatCAATGAGATCGCCATCGTGATTAAGGTTTTTATTAGTAAACTAAATAGCTTTGTTACCTCAGGCGAACAGAGCTCATACAGATTTGACGACATGTAACTGGGACCGAACACGAAAGTTTTAGCCCCTTCATCGTAATAATTATATATGGCGTCACCTCTGGAACGCTGTCTCCATATTTCCATATATGCATCATGAAATTCATGTTACTAGTTCATAAATTGGTAAATCTTGCAAAAACATCTCTGTAAACACAAGCTAACCTCTTTGAACACATCAGGGAACTTGAATTCTTGTAACATGTTAGGCAGCAACGCGGTGAGAAAAACAGCCACAGAGATCTTTTCTGGGAAGGTTTCCATAGCTTTTGAGATAACCAACCCTCCCATGCTGTGACCAACAAGGATCAccttttcttcttgttttatGGATTCGCAGCTAGGGAGAGAGTGCTCCATGAAATCCATCAATGGCTGGACATAGTCGGAAAATGATTGAACGTCGGTTACCTGCTTTGGGTTGATTCCAGCACCCGCCATGTCAAGAACTGTGACGCGATGACCTGCAGATTTCAGTAGAGGTGTCAACTTATACCAACTCCATGCTCCATGACAAGCTCCGTGAACAAGCGCAAAATGCTTCTTTGTTGATCCAGCACTGTTGGTTGCCTGTGGATTTATTAATGTTCATAGAAGAATGAATATACTTACAAATCAAACTAAATACTAGGAAGAAAACAATGAAAGCAAAAGTGTACCATTAAGGAACCATTTCCATCCTTCCCCTCCACATTCTTCTTAATTGTATCCTTCTTTTGTGCTTGTGTTGAGTGTATATTGTTCTTCCTTTATACTATTTTCTTCTAATATCTTCTAATAAGTTTTCGCCATTATgcagaaaaaaatacaaaattgttTACTGCCTTCAGTAGTTATTAGCCAACTAACATATGCattagggatggccatttgccccacccaaactcatccccgtgggtacccgtCCCTATTGGGTAGGTTTTACCCGTACAAACGGGGTTGGGGTTGGGTATGAATAATACCCGAAACTAGTGAAGCGGGATGGGACGGGGATGGGATTctaggtccccgccccatacccgccccgtaattcccattttaggattttatatttttattaattatttatattatattaaaactaagaaattatattatattataaaaaaaggtaaaagtataagatatcattaattatttatattatatttaaactaagaaattatattatattatattataaaagaaaaggtaaaaatataagatatcattaattatttatattatatttaaactaagaaattatattatattatattataaaagaaaacgtaaaagtataagatatcattaattatttatattatatttaatacATCATTATGGTTATATGATACACTTTCTTATTTTGGCTAGGTGGATGAAAATTCGATGGTGAAACATTTTGGGAAGAAACCGAAGCAGACGATAAGGTGATCAACATGGAGGaagatacttgataagaaataattaagaactaaaattagtgatgctcgtttatagaccaatttgtttttctttccttgttttacgatg
This is a stretch of genomic DNA from Papaver somniferum cultivar HN1 chromosome 1, ASM357369v1, whole genome shotgun sequence. It encodes these proteins:
- the LOC113288915 gene encoding salicylic acid-binding protein 2-like, which translates into the protein MATNSAGSTKKHFALVHGACHGAWSWYKLTPLLKSAGHRVTVLDMAGAGINPKQVTDVQSFSDYVQPLMDFMEHSLPSCESIKQEEKVILVGHSMGGLVISKAMETFPEKISVAVFLTALLPNMLQEFKFPDVFKERSRGDAIYNYYDEGAKTFVFGPSYMSSNLYELCSPEDATLATMLVRPIRVFSNEHMSEEITTSKQKYGSIKRVYIIAELDKTLTRDFPCRTIEKDPVDEVREIIGSDHMVMMSKPQELFACLKEIAEEA